In Zobellia roscoffensis, the following are encoded in one genomic region:
- a CDS encoding patatin-like phospholipase family protein, whose protein sequence is MQRVILGIVLLLFTWVSMSQDHEKKDLKVGLVLSGGGAKGMAHIGAIKVLEEAGIKVDFIGGTSMGAIVGSLYAAGYNGNQLDSIFRATDFTNLIQDNLPRSAKTFYEKENSEKYAVTLPFDNFKVSVPPAYSGGQNVYNELVKFLYPVRNINDFNDLPIPFVCVATDVETGEEVVLREGYLPEAVMASGTLPSLFEPARINGKVLIDGGVVNNYPIEEVRKMGADIIIGVDVQHGLRDRESLLTATEILLQINNYRTVLDMAEKSKKTDIYIKPNMVDYSIIDFNLDDVIIKSGEEAARKKMDTLKAVASRQNGKRKVRERIVSTDTLSISHLVILESENYSRGYVKGKLRFDTDNPTTFSRVQQGISNLAATGNFHTIHYKLRDNEDSDEQEMVLDLNENNSKSFIRIGAHYDNLYKTAAILNYTRKSLITRDDVSSFDFIIGDNVRYKLQYYVDKGSYWSFGLNSSFNEFEKDVDFDLVRTNFGVQAGANLNSINMDITDFTNQAYVQTVLREEFAFRMGIEHKFLKYSTKTLGQIANTSIGQTGRNTDGRTFLEKSSFYSAFGQLTFDTYDDKYFPSKGLYFDGDFHFYVFSSDFNNNFKEFSIAKAKAGIAIPFMKNFSFNIETQGGFKLGTSNVSSFDFILGGYGTHLLNNFTPFFGYNFLALPGNAFVKAYGRLDYEFVPKNHLMFTANYANVADDIFRTGDWFELPTYSGYAIGYGWESFMGPMQIHYSWSPEGKTNNFFFSLGYWF, encoded by the coding sequence ATGCAAAGAGTCATATTAGGTATTGTTTTGCTTCTCTTCACATGGGTCTCCATGTCTCAAGACCATGAGAAAAAAGACTTGAAAGTGGGACTGGTGCTTAGTGGTGGTGGTGCAAAGGGTATGGCACATATTGGTGCTATAAAAGTTTTGGAAGAGGCTGGTATTAAAGTAGATTTTATTGGAGGTACAAGCATGGGTGCTATTGTGGGTTCTCTATATGCTGCCGGTTATAATGGGAATCAATTGGATTCTATTTTTAGAGCAACTGATTTTACCAATCTCATACAGGATAACCTGCCTAGGAGTGCTAAAACTTTCTATGAGAAAGAAAACTCGGAAAAGTATGCTGTTACCCTTCCTTTTGACAATTTTAAAGTATCCGTTCCTCCTGCGTATTCCGGTGGTCAGAATGTATATAACGAACTGGTGAAATTCTTGTATCCTGTGCGGAATATAAATGACTTTAATGATTTGCCTATTCCATTTGTCTGCGTGGCCACAGATGTGGAAACAGGAGAGGAAGTTGTTTTGAGGGAAGGGTATTTGCCGGAAGCTGTTATGGCAAGTGGAACATTACCGTCTCTTTTTGAGCCGGCCCGGATTAACGGTAAGGTATTGATAGATGGTGGAGTGGTGAATAACTACCCTATTGAAGAGGTCAGAAAAATGGGTGCGGATATTATAATTGGGGTAGATGTGCAGCACGGGCTCAGAGATAGGGAATCGTTATTGACCGCTACTGAGATTTTATTACAAATCAACAATTATAGGACAGTTCTTGATATGGCTGAAAAGTCAAAAAAGACAGATATCTATATAAAGCCCAATATGGTAGATTACTCCATTATAGATTTCAATCTTGATGATGTAATTATTAAAAGTGGTGAAGAAGCGGCACGTAAAAAAATGGATACTTTAAAGGCGGTCGCCTCTAGGCAGAACGGAAAAAGAAAAGTTAGGGAGAGAATTGTTTCTACGGATACCTTAAGTATTAGTCATTTGGTCATATTAGAAAGCGAGAATTATTCTAGGGGCTATGTAAAAGGAAAATTAAGGTTTGATACGGATAACCCAACCACCTTTTCACGTGTACAACAAGGGATTAGTAATTTGGCCGCCACAGGTAACTTTCATACAATCCATTATAAATTACGGGATAATGAAGACAGTGACGAGCAAGAGATGGTTTTGGATCTGAATGAAAACAACAGCAAATCTTTTATTCGCATTGGGGCACATTATGATAACTTGTATAAAACGGCAGCTATTCTAAACTATACACGTAAAAGTTTAATTACCAGAGATGATGTTTCTTCTTTTGATTTTATTATTGGAGATAACGTTAGGTACAAATTACAGTACTATGTAGACAAAGGGTCGTATTGGAGTTTTGGACTTAATTCAAGCTTTAATGAATTTGAAAAAGATGTAGATTTTGATTTGGTACGAACTAATTTTGGTGTTCAGGCAGGGGCTAATTTAAACTCCATAAATATGGATATAACAGATTTTACGAATCAAGCTTATGTTCAAACAGTGTTGCGGGAGGAGTTTGCGTTTAGAATGGGTATTGAACATAAGTTTTTGAAGTATAGTACTAAAACCTTAGGACAAATTGCAAATACGAGTATCGGACAGACAGGAAGAAATACAGACGGGAGAACATTTTTGGAAAAAAGCAGCTTTTATAGTGCTTTTGGACAACTAACTTTTGATACATATGATGATAAATACTTTCCGTCAAAAGGGTTGTATTTTGATGGTGATTTTCATTTTTATGTCTTCTCGTCAGACTTTAATAACAACTTCAAAGAGTTTTCAATTGCAAAGGCAAAAGCGGGTATTGCTATACCTTTTATGAAGAATTTTTCATTCAATATTGAGACTCAGGGAGGGTTTAAATTAGGAACTTCAAATGTTTCTTCTTTTGATTTTATCCTAGGTGGTTATGGTACGCATCTTTTGAATAATTTCACGCCGTTTTTTGGGTATAATTTTTTAGCGCTTCCGGGTAACGCCTTTGTAAAGGCATACGGAAGGCTAGATTACGAATTTGTACCAAAAAATCATTTAATGTTTACGGCAAATTATGCCAATGTTGCAGATGATATTTTTAGAACAGGAGATTGGTTTGAGTTACCAACTTATTCTGGTTATGCTATTGGTTATGGATGGGAATCTTTCATGGGGCCAATGCAAATACATTATTCTTGGTCTCCAGAAGGCAAGACCAATAATTTCTTTTTTAGTCTAGGGTATTGGTTTTAA
- the hppD gene encoding 4-hydroxyphenylpyruvate dioxygenase, with amino-acid sequence MSTLDTTSLNLPKENPEAEDFLPLLGTDYIELYVGNAKQAAHYYMAAWGFQPLAYAGLETGLKDRVSYVLQQDKIRLVLTSPLKSGGDINKHIDAHGDGVKAIALWVDDASQSYTETTKRGAESYLEPKTISDEDGKVVLSGIHTYGETVHVFIERKDYKGVFMPGYKPWNPHFKPADVGLKYVDHMVGNVGWNEMNKWCEFYAKVMGFAQLVSFDDKDISTEYTALMSKVMSNGNGRIKFPINEPADGRKKSQIEEYIDFYNGAGVQHMALATDNIVETVTALRDRGIEFLKVPSSYYEDVLDRVGEIDEDLAPLSELGILIDRDEEGYLLQIFTKPILDRPTMFIEIIQRKGAKSFGKGNFKALFEAIEREQESRGTL; translated from the coding sequence ATGTCTACTTTAGATACTACCTCGTTGAATTTGCCTAAGGAAAATCCGGAAGCAGAAGACTTCCTTCCTTTGTTGGGTACAGATTATATAGAACTTTATGTGGGAAATGCTAAACAGGCAGCCCATTATTATATGGCGGCCTGGGGTTTTCAGCCATTGGCCTATGCAGGGCTTGAAACCGGACTAAAAGACCGCGTGTCCTACGTATTGCAACAAGATAAAATTAGATTGGTACTTACTTCTCCATTAAAATCGGGAGGCGATATCAATAAACATATAGATGCTCATGGAGATGGTGTCAAAGCTATTGCGCTTTGGGTAGATGATGCTTCCCAAAGTTATACTGAAACAACAAAAAGAGGGGCTGAGAGTTATTTGGAACCTAAAACCATTTCAGATGAAGATGGGAAAGTAGTTTTGTCCGGAATACATACCTATGGTGAAACGGTACACGTTTTTATAGAACGAAAGGATTACAAAGGTGTTTTTATGCCTGGATATAAGCCTTGGAATCCACATTTTAAGCCTGCAGATGTGGGACTTAAGTATGTAGACCATATGGTGGGTAATGTGGGTTGGAACGAAATGAACAAGTGGTGTGAGTTCTACGCCAAGGTCATGGGATTTGCCCAGTTGGTATCTTTTGATGATAAAGATATCTCTACGGAATATACGGCGCTCATGAGTAAGGTGATGAGTAATGGTAACGGACGCATCAAGTTTCCGATTAATGAACCTGCGGACGGTAGAAAGAAATCGCAGATAGAAGAATATATAGATTTTTACAATGGTGCCGGGGTTCAACATATGGCTTTGGCTACGGATAATATTGTTGAAACGGTTACAGCCTTAAGAGATAGAGGTATTGAATTTTTAAAGGTACCTTCAAGTTATTATGAAGATGTACTGGATCGCGTAGGGGAAATAGATGAAGATTTAGCGCCTCTTAGCGAATTAGGAATTCTTATTGATAGAGACGAAGAAGGGTATTTGCTGCAAATATTCACCAAACCTATTTTAGATAGGCCCACTATGTTTATTGAAATTATTCAACGTAAGGGAGCTAAATCTTTTGGGAAGGGGAATTTTAAAGCACTTTTTGAGGCAATAGAAAGAGAACAAGAGTCTAGAGGTACGTTGTAA
- a CDS encoding DUF3108 domain-containing protein gives MKKAIALLFLFTFLSSYSQNSKSAFDAGEWLKFRMHYGFLNASYATLHVKSDVIEDVPVYHVVGHGETTGFASIFFKVDDTYESYFGKEDGKPYKFIRKISEGGYTKDIEINFDHQEEKAVLNDKKHNKKYNFELQDSIQDLISAFYYLRNNYDPNQLVIGEAVKLKMLYDDDGIFNFKLKYLGTEVLKTKFGKVECYKFRPLVQSGRVFKEKESLSLWVSADDNRIPIRIQADLSVGAIKADLDGYNGLKHQFKIIMD, from the coding sequence ATGAAAAAAGCCATTGCATTACTTTTCCTTTTTACATTCCTTTCCTCTTACTCTCAAAATAGTAAGTCGGCTTTTGATGCCGGTGAGTGGCTCAAGTTTAGAATGCATTACGGCTTTTTAAACGCAAGTTACGCCACTTTGCATGTAAAGTCCGATGTTATTGAGGATGTGCCTGTATATCATGTTGTGGGCCATGGTGAGACAACCGGTTTTGCCAGTATATTTTTTAAAGTAGATGATACGTATGAAAGCTATTTTGGAAAAGAAGATGGTAAGCCTTATAAATTTATTAGAAAAATAAGCGAAGGTGGCTATACCAAAGATATAGAAATTAACTTTGATCATCAGGAAGAGAAAGCAGTTCTGAATGATAAAAAGCATAATAAAAAGTATAATTTTGAACTACAGGATAGTATTCAGGATTTAATTTCGGCATTTTATTACCTGCGTAATAATTATGACCCTAATCAATTAGTGATAGGTGAGGCTGTTAAGTTGAAGATGTTGTATGATGATGATGGTATTTTTAACTTCAAGCTTAAATATTTAGGTACAGAAGTACTTAAAACTAAGTTCGGTAAGGTAGAATGTTATAAATTTAGACCCTTAGTACAATCCGGTCGTGTTTTTAAGGAAAAAGAAAGTCTTTCGTTATGGGTTTCTGCAGATGATAACAGAATACCTATTCGTATACAGGCAGATTTATCTGTGGGAGCGATAAAAGCAGACCTAGACGGATATAACGGACTAAAACACCAGTTCAAGATAATAATGGATTAA
- a CDS encoding tryptophan 2,3-dioxygenase family protein, which yields MRDKERIDSQISKLEEKYKDSGQDLSSYLDGLLYQRYLTYWDYIHLDTLLSLQVPRTYFPDEEIFIMYHQITELYFKLILHEQKQLVDDKSQNIDFFIEKARRINSYFKALISSFSIMIKGMEREQFLQYRMALLPASGFQSAQYRMIEIYSTPLENLVHHAERDSFSSENSLEELYEGIYWKKGATDSATGEKTLTLKQFEYRYTPRLIRIAKQVEQNTIYQKYQQLPADKRDNKELIEALKTLDMNANVNWPLMHMGSAHRYLGKDKEQIDATGGTNWKEYLPPSFQKIVFFPEIYSKQELNNWGKEWVDHIFNPDKKQTE from the coding sequence ATGAGAGATAAAGAGCGAATAGATTCACAAATTTCAAAACTAGAAGAGAAGTATAAAGATTCCGGTCAGGATTTAAGTTCTTATTTAGACGGGCTTCTTTACCAACGTTACCTCACTTATTGGGATTATATTCATTTAGATACCCTTTTGAGTCTTCAGGTGCCTCGTACCTATTTTCCCGATGAGGAAATTTTTATCATGTACCACCAGATTACAGAGCTGTATTTTAAGCTTATCCTTCATGAGCAAAAGCAGTTGGTAGATGATAAATCTCAGAATATAGATTTCTTTATTGAAAAAGCTAGACGAATCAATAGCTATTTTAAAGCATTGATATCCTCTTTTAGTATTATGATAAAAGGTATGGAGAGAGAGCAGTTCCTTCAATACCGTATGGCTTTGCTTCCGGCAAGTGGTTTTCAGTCTGCACAATACCGAATGATTGAAATATATTCAACTCCTTTGGAGAATTTGGTTCACCATGCAGAAAGAGATTCCTTTTCATCGGAAAATAGTTTAGAGGAGCTTTATGAGGGAATTTATTGGAAAAAAGGGGCAACCGATTCGGCTACGGGAGAAAAGACATTGACGTTAAAGCAGTTTGAGTACAGGTATACGCCGCGTCTAATACGAATTGCAAAACAAGTTGAGCAAAATACTATTTATCAGAAGTATCAGCAATTACCGGCAGACAAGAGAGATAATAAAGAGCTGATAGAAGCGTTAAAGACTTTGGATATGAATGCGAACGTAAATTGGCCGTTAATGCACATGGGGTCTGCCCATCGCTATTTAGGAAAGGACAAGGAACAGATAGATGCTACGGGAGGAACGAATTGGAAGGAGTATTTACCGCCCAGTTTTCAGAAAATCGTGTTTTTTCCGGAAATCTATTCAAAACAAGAGTTAAATAATTGGGGGAAAGAGTGGGTAGACCATATCTTTAACCCAGATAAGAAACAAACAGAGTAG
- a CDS encoding M23 family metallopeptidase, with product MNKYWGLLFVILVSLSCKDDKPVLKEPVKQMAAIVPVEKPIMKQFGFNLDEFTVQLDTVKNGDSFGELMLQNKVDYPKIAKITQEFKDTFDVRKIRVGKPYLILKSKDTTEAAQVFIYENDPINYTVVDLRDNVKAYKDKKEVTYVEREASGVIESSLSQAILEQGIDYTVTNSLSEVYAWTIDFFRLQKGDKFKVIYKEKYINDSIYAGAGAIEAAYFEHNGRPIYAFAYENDSLKNIVDYFDEEANNLRRTFLRAPVQFSRISSRYNLKRRIRYYGNKIRPHMGTDYAAPRGTPILATADGTVTESTRRGGNGKYVKIRHNATYSTQYLHMSKQNVKKGAYVRQGDVIGWIGMTGNTSGPHVCYRFWRNGRQVDPLKEELPLAEPLDESLQPEYFNYVNPIKDQLDCMTYPESPVQEDILAEDLASAEK from the coding sequence ATGAATAAATATTGGGGCCTTCTTTTCGTTATTTTAGTATCACTTTCCTGTAAAGATGATAAGCCAGTTCTAAAAGAACCGGTTAAGCAAATGGCTGCAATTGTTCCTGTTGAGAAACCCATAATGAAGCAGTTTGGGTTTAACCTAGATGAGTTTACCGTGCAGTTGGATACGGTTAAAAATGGAGATAGTTTTGGGGAATTAATGCTTCAGAATAAAGTAGATTATCCAAAGATTGCTAAAATCACCCAAGAATTTAAAGATACTTTTGATGTTCGCAAAATTCGTGTGGGTAAACCATATCTTATTTTAAAGTCCAAAGATACTACAGAGGCCGCTCAAGTTTTTATATATGAGAATGATCCTATTAACTACACTGTAGTTGATTTACGGGATAATGTTAAGGCATATAAGGATAAAAAAGAAGTTACTTACGTAGAGCGTGAAGCTTCGGGGGTAATAGAAAGCTCATTGTCTCAGGCAATTTTAGAACAAGGGATAGACTACACGGTTACTAATAGTTTGTCTGAAGTGTATGCTTGGACAATTGATTTCTTTCGCCTTCAAAAAGGAGATAAGTTCAAAGTTATTTATAAGGAAAAGTATATCAATGATTCAATATACGCAGGTGCTGGTGCAATAGAAGCAGCTTATTTTGAGCACAACGGAAGACCTATTTACGCTTTCGCCTACGAAAATGATTCATTAAAAAATATAGTCGATTATTTTGATGAAGAAGCTAATAACTTAAGAAGAACGTTTCTTAGAGCACCAGTTCAGTTCAGTAGAATATCATCTAGATATAACCTGAAACGAAGAATCCGTTATTATGGCAATAAAATAAGACCTCATATGGGAACGGATTATGCAGCGCCAAGAGGAACACCTATTCTAGCTACTGCAGATGGTACCGTAACCGAATCTACAAGAAGAGGTGGTAACGGTAAATATGTAAAGATTAGACATAACGCAACCTATTCTACGCAATATTTGCACATGAGCAAGCAGAACGTGAAGAAGGGGGCGTACGTGAGACAGGGAGATGTAATTGGTTGGATTGGTATGACGGGTAACACCAGCGGTCCTCACGTATGTTATCGTTTTTGGAGAAATGGAAGACAAGTGGACCCTTTAAAAGAAGAGCTTCCATTGGCAGAGCCATTGGATGAGTCTTTGCAACCAGAGTATTTCAACTATGTTAATCCAATAAAAGACCAGTTAGATTGCATGACATATCCAGAAAGTCCGGTGCAGGAAGATATTCTAGCCGAAGATTTAGCATCTGCAGAAAAATAA
- the pgi gene encoding glucose-6-phosphate isomerase: MSLHSTDPTETSAWKKLSQHFANTKEEQLKDLFASDASRAEKFTLKWNDFLVDFSKNRITDETLQLLLELADEVNLTDAIQKQFGGDEINQTEGRAVLHTALRAKKSDTILVDGENVMDEVYEVKEHIKEFTETIISGSATGYTGKAFTDVVNIGIGGSDLGPAMVTEALKFYKNHLKLHFVSNVDGDHVNEVLKELDPETTLFVVVSKTFTTQETLSNATTIKKWFLKHGTQEDIAKHFAAVSTNTEAISKFGIAAENVFPMWDWVGGRFSLWSAVGLSIALAVGFENFDELLAGANEMDEHFKTADFKENLPVTLALISVWYNNFYGAETEAIIPYTQYLSRFSAYLQQGIMESNGKSVGRNGKRVNYETGTIIWGEPGTNSQHAFFQLIHQGTKIIPVDFIGYKKSLHGDVDHHNKLMANFFAQTEALMNGKTGDQVREELEGKGMSEGEIEKLLTFKIFEGNKPTNTILIDKLSPRSLGSLIALYEHKIFVQGIIWNIFSYDQWGVELGKQLAGTILKDIQGSEIADHDSSTLQLLKYFKG; the protein is encoded by the coding sequence ATGTCATTACATAGCACAGATCCTACAGAAACCTCTGCTTGGAAGAAGCTTTCTCAGCACTTTGCAAATACCAAAGAAGAACAGTTAAAAGACCTTTTTGCTTCTGATGCATCTAGGGCGGAAAAATTCACTTTAAAGTGGAATGATTTCTTAGTAGACTTCTCAAAAAATAGAATTACAGACGAAACGCTACAACTGCTTTTAGAATTGGCCGATGAGGTAAATTTAACCGATGCTATTCAAAAACAATTTGGTGGAGATGAGATAAACCAAACGGAAGGCCGTGCAGTTCTACATACTGCGCTACGTGCTAAAAAGTCCGATACTATTTTGGTTGATGGCGAGAATGTAATGGATGAGGTGTATGAAGTTAAAGAACATATAAAAGAATTTACAGAAACTATTATTTCAGGAAGTGCAACCGGATATACAGGTAAAGCTTTTACAGACGTAGTAAATATTGGTATAGGCGGTTCGGATTTAGGACCAGCTATGGTAACTGAAGCGCTAAAATTTTATAAGAACCATCTAAAGCTTCATTTTGTGAGTAATGTAGATGGTGATCACGTAAATGAAGTTTTAAAAGAACTTGATCCAGAGACTACCCTTTTTGTAGTTGTTTCAAAAACATTTACTACACAAGAAACATTAAGTAATGCCACTACCATTAAAAAGTGGTTTTTAAAGCACGGAACACAAGAGGATATTGCCAAACACTTTGCGGCGGTATCTACAAATACAGAAGCTATTTCTAAGTTTGGTATCGCTGCCGAAAACGTATTCCCTATGTGGGATTGGGTTGGCGGTCGTTTTTCATTATGGAGTGCCGTTGGTCTCTCAATTGCATTGGCTGTAGGTTTTGAAAATTTTGATGAGTTATTGGCAGGTGCAAATGAAATGGATGAGCATTTCAAAACTGCCGACTTTAAAGAAAATCTTCCTGTAACCTTAGCATTGATAAGTGTTTGGTACAATAATTTCTATGGGGCGGAAACCGAAGCTATCATACCGTATACACAATACTTAAGTAGGTTCTCGGCCTATCTTCAGCAAGGTATAATGGAAAGTAACGGTAAAAGCGTAGGTCGTAATGGCAAGCGTGTAAATTATGAGACTGGTACCATTATTTGGGGAGAGCCAGGTACAAATTCACAACATGCTTTCTTTCAGTTGATTCATCAAGGAACAAAAATTATTCCAGTGGATTTTATAGGTTACAAGAAGTCTTTACATGGCGATGTTGACCATCACAATAAATTAATGGCCAATTTCTTTGCACAGACGGAAGCCTTAATGAATGGTAAGACGGGAGATCAAGTTCGTGAAGAGTTAGAGGGTAAGGGTATGAGTGAAGGTGAAATCGAAAAATTATTAACTTTTAAAATATTTGAAGGAAACAAACCTACCAATACCATCCTTATTGATAAATTGTCTCCAAGGAGTTTGGGTAGTCTAATTGCGCTTTACGAGCATAAAATCTTCGTGCAAGGTATTATCTGGAACATATTTAGTTATGATCAATGGGGTGTGGAACTGGGTAAACAATTGGCGGGTACGATTTTGAAAGACATTCAAGGTTCGGAAATTGCTGATCATGATAGTTCTACTTTGCAACTTCTAAAATATTTTAAGGGTTAG